GCCCTGGGCGGTAATCATCTGCGGGTTGTCCCCCGTGGCCCGCATGGCCTGCCCCTGCTCCGTATTCAGAAACCAGACCAGCAGCCCCACCACCACCACAGCCATGACGCCAAAGAGCAGCGGCCCGGCCACGGCCTGCGTCAGGCCCAGGGAAAAAAGCGGATCCAGCACGCTCTGCTGGTTCAGCAGCGCCATGTTCGGCCGGCCCATGATGCGGATATTGATGGAATACAGGGCAATCATGGTCAGGATGGAGGCCAGCAGGTGCAGGATCTTGAATTTTGTGTTCAGGATGCCCGTGACCATCCCGGCCACGAACCCGGCCAGCATGGCCGGCACGCAGGCCAGATACGGATCCCAGCCGTTGGTGATGCACACCGAGGCCACCGCCGCACCCAGGGGCAGGCTGCCGTCCACGGTCAGGTCCGGAAAATGCAACACCCGAAAGGTGATATACACCCCCAGCACCATCAACCCATACACAAAGCCCTGCTCCAGGGCTCCGGAAAACGCATACCATGTCATGAACGGCACCACTCCGGGGGCTCTGCCCCCACGCCCCCGCCGGGGGAAATGATTTCCCCCGGTCCCTTCGATTTCGTGGCGGCCGGCAACACCAGTCGCCGGCCGCCACGAACGAATGCGGGGCCAGAGGGACGATCCCCCTGGCAGGGGGTGCAGGGGGACGACGCCCGCCTGTCCGAATTATTCAATAATCTTGGAGGCCCGGGCCAGCAGGGCTTCCGGCACAGTGACGCCGAAGTCGGCCGCGGCCTTCTTGTTGATGAACAGATTAAGCTCCTTCAGCATCTCCACGGGCATGTCGCCCACGGGGACGCCGTCCACCAGGATTTTCTTGGCCATATCCCCGGTCTGCTTGCCCATGCCGTAGTAGTCGAAGCCCAGGGAGGCCATGGTGCCGCGCTCCACGGAGTCCGTGTCGCCGGAGAAGATGGGCAGATCGCTTTCCGCCGCCACCTTGATCACGCTTTCCAGGGCCGAGACCACGGTGTTGTCCGTGGGCACGTAAATGGCCTGGCAGCGGCCCACCAGGCTCTTGGCCGCAGCCATGACGCCGGCGGAGTTCACCACCGTGGCTTCTTCCACGGCCACGCCCTGCTTTTTGGCTTCCGCCTTGAGCAGGTTCACCAGGGTAACGGAGTTGGATTCCCCGGCGTTGTACATCACGCCCAGGGTCTTCAGGCCGGGGAGGAACTCCTTGGCCAGGGCCACGTGCTTGTCCATGGGGGTGAGGTCGGTCATGCCGGAGACGTTGGCGCCGGGTTTGTCCATGTTCTTGACAAGGCCTGCGCCCACAAAGTCCGTCACCGCGGTGGCCAGGATGGGGATATTCTTGATCTTCTGCACCACAGCCTGGGCCGTGGGGGTGGCGATGGCCAGGATGAGGTCCGGCTTTTCGCCCTGGATCTGGCTGGCGATCTGGTTGGCTGTGGCGATGTTGCCCTGGGCGATGTGCACCGTGAACTTGGCGTCCACGCCGAGTTCCTTGAGGCGGTCCTCAAAGCCCTTGCGGGTGGCGTCCAGCGCGGGATGCTCCACAATCTGGGTCACGGAAATGGCGAACTGCTTGGCATGCAGCACAGAGGCCGAACCCAGCGCGCCAAGCACCAACAGCAGTGCAACGAGTCGTTTCATGGACAACACTCCTTATGAGGACTGAGGGACGATGAACACCGACACGACCTGCGCCTGTCGGCATGCAAGGCGGATGGAAAGTCTTCCCTCTACGATATTTCTGTGGCATGCTCAACCCCCATCCTCCGGAGTGGAACTTCCCAGACACCCCTTGTCCCAGCGTGTTCCCCATGCCAGCATCCAGCAACCCCAAACCACCCGCACCACCTGGAAGGCATGCCTCGAACCTCCCCCTTGACCTCCCCCTTGGCGGCGAGGCGCTGGTGGAAGTCAGAAGCACCCAGCGGCGCTTC
This sequence is a window from Megalodesulfovibrio gigas DSM 1382 = ATCC 19364. Protein-coding genes within it:
- a CDS encoding ABC transporter permease → MTWYAFSGALEQGFVYGLMVLGVYITFRVLHFPDLTVDGSLPLGAAVASVCITNGWDPYLACVPAMLAGFVAGMVTGILNTKFKILHLLASILTMIALYSINIRIMGRPNMALLNQQSVLDPLFSLGLTQAVAGPLLFGVMAVVVVGLLVWFLNTEQGQAMRATGDNPQMITAQGVDTHKMIIAGVGLSNALVALAGALVAQSQGAADVNMGVGVIVAGLASVIVGETLFGARSIGRRIAAALLGSVIYRLAIALALSLKLGAFSFTPSDINLITAILVVLALVSPQLKQKVQARARS
- a CDS encoding ABC transporter substrate-binding protein: MKRLVALLLVLGALGSASVLHAKQFAISVTQIVEHPALDATRKGFEDRLKELGVDAKFTVHIAQGNIATANQIASQIQGEKPDLILAIATPTAQAVVQKIKNIPILATAVTDFVGAGLVKNMDKPGANVSGMTDLTPMDKHVALAKEFLPGLKTLGVMYNAGESNSVTLVNLLKAEAKKQGVAVEEATVVNSAGVMAAAKSLVGRCQAIYVPTDNTVVSALESVIKVAAESDLPIFSGDTDSVERGTMASLGFDYYGMGKQTGDMAKKILVDGVPVGDMPVEMLKELNLFINKKAAADFGVTVPEALLARASKIIE